CGCGGCAGATTCGCGGCAGTGGTTGACGGCGACGACGGAATTGCGGCTGTCGGAACGCCTGCGGAGCGAGTCATTGGTGCGCATCGGCCGGCGCACTTTGAGTGCAAGGGAACGGGCAGAGTGGCGCGCGCGGAATGAGATCGAGGCCAAGGTGGCGGAGAAGTTTCGCCTGGCAGCGGCGGCCGACTGGCGCGACAGCGACTGGGGCAGAGGCGGTGATGAGAAGCTGCTGTTGGCGATCAGCGAGCGCTATGTCGACAGCGCCTTCAGTGGGATCTCGCTGGTGGTGCAAACGCGGTATTACCCGGAGCGCGGCAAGCTTGACGATTGGGAGGTTCGGCTCGACACGAAGCTTGAATTTTAGAAGCCGGGCATTCCAATCAGTTGACTGAAGATTACGATTGACACCGGCGGTCCAATGCACTAACATGGAGCGACTTGACCACTACATGAGGTCGCAAAAGTCTTTGGGCTGAGAAGCAAAGGTGTGCAGTATTCTTCGGTATTGCAGAGTATTCGGGCTCGGTGTGATTGTAGCGCTGCAATTGGCGGTGTCGGCAGCGGCATCGAGCCGGCTGGTGATCAATGAGATCATGATCAACGAGCCGGGCTCGGAGACGGCGCTGGAATGGATCGAGCTGTTCAACGTGTCGAGTTTGCCGGTGAGTCTGGTCGATTTCGCGCTGATCGACGGCGTGGACACTTCGCGGTTTGCGGCGGTTACGATCGAGTCTGAGGGTTTTGTCGTGCTGTCGCGCAAGCCGGTGGCGGCCGACAGCGGGGCGAGTTTTGAATCGCAGTGGGGAAACAGCTCCGGTGTCTGGGGCGATACTCCGGAAGAGGACTTCCCGGTGGTCGCGGCGAAGTTCTCGCTGCGCAACGCCGGTGATACGATCTGCATCATTGACAAGGCGAGCGGCGTGGTTGAGCGGGTGGGGTGGCGATCATCGCCGCCGGACGGGGTTTCGCTGGAGCGGATCAACTGGGCGATTTCGGCGCGCAGCAGCAATTTTGGTTTGTGCAAGGACAGCACGGGATCAACGCCGGGGCGGGTGAATTCGATAATCGCGCCGGAGATCAATCTGGGACTGGTTCCGGATAGTCTCGAGCTCGAGGTGCCGCCGACCGCTGATACGCCGGTGTTGTTGCGATTGGCGGTTGTCAATACGGGACGACGCTCGCACTCAGGGCGGATCGTGGTCTATTTAGATACCGGGCGCGACGGAACAATTGACAGCGGCGATTCGCTGATTAATCTGGAATTGCCGTCCTTGGCGCCCGATTCGGAGGCGGCGCTGTCGATCGAGATCGCGGCTGCGCGCGGACGCAATCTGTTGGCATTGACGCTCGATGCGGACGGCGATTCGACTGACAATCGAGCCGAATTCCGCCTCTACCTCGACGCGACGTACCGTGAAGCGTGCATCAATGAGTTTCTACCAAAGGCAACCGAAGAAGGGGGCGGCGAGTGGATCGAGGTGGTTAATCGCACCGACTACAATCTGCCACTGCGGGGCTGGATCATTGAAAACGACGGCAAGGTTGATTCGGTCAGGACTGATGCGGAGTTGGCGCCGGGGGCATTTGCATTGATCTGCGGCGACAGCGCGGCGGTGCGGCGGAGCTTTCCGGAGGCCACGTGCGCGCTGATTGAGATGCAAGAGTGGCCGGGGCTTGATGAAAAGCAGGGGCAGATCGTGATTCGCAATGATTTTGCAGTGATGGCGGACAGCATGGCGTACAGCGGCGCAATCGCGGCCGGGCGGAGTTGGGAGCGCGATGGGGATTCGACGAGCGGCGATTTCTTGCGCGACTTCTATGTATCGAGCGCGGCGAATGGCAGCACGCCCTGCGCCGTAAACTCGGAGCGAGTTTTGCCGCCGGCACGCGACTTGGGGTTTGTGGGCAACAAGATCGGGACAATTCCGGCGCTGGACCAACCGAATGAGATCGGGCTGTTGTTGCGAGTGGTCAATCATGGAGTGCTGCCGTCGCCGGAGTCAATCATTGAGGTCTTCGACGATCGCGATCGTGATGACGTGATCGACGACAGTGAATTGCTGCAGACGCTGATTGTGCCGGTCGTTGGCGTTGGCGATTCGGTCGATGCACCGTGCCATTTGATGCTGCCCTCGGGGCGGCATTGGCTGCGCGCGCGCCTGAGCGCGGATGAGGATGCGACCAACAACGACGCTGCTGTGGAGTTGACGCTGGGCCGACCGACGCGGGAAGTAGTGATTACCGAGTTTCTGGCTGATCCGACCGGGGGACTGGAATCGGAATGGGTCGAGGTACGGAACAACTCCGAATACCCGGTTGTCATCAGTCGCTGGCGGATCGGCGATGCCGGCGGACAACCGGGACGGTTTGCCGATTGGCTGTTGATGCCGCAAGCGTACCTGGTGCTGGCGCAGGATTCGGCGGGGTTCGCGGATTACTACGGCGGCGATTGCGCTGCGGCCGCTGTCGCCAGCTGGAGCAATCTGAACAACGACGGCGATGCGATCAAGCTGCTGGATGAATTCGGGCATCTGGTGGACAGCGTCGTGCATGCCGTGGCGGCGGGCGAGAACCGCTCGCTGGAGTTGAATGAGCTTGAAGATCGGCCGGGCGTCGCGCGCTGGTTTGTTAGCGAAGACGAGATGGGTGCGACCCCGTGCCGAACAAATTCCGTGTCGCGGATTCTGCCGGACTTCGACCTCGCCTTCGGCGGCAGCGGTCTGATGTTGGCGCGGGATGCAGAGTATCCGCTGATGGTTGAGGCGGAAGTGTGGATCCGGAATGTGGGCAGGAGTACGTCGCCGGCGGCGGAATGGAGTCTTTTCAGCGACGAGGTTGCACCCGTGAGAACGGTGATTGCGCCGCTGGCGGCGGGCGATTCGCTTCGGCAAGAGGCGGTAATTGAGTTGGCGCCGGGACGACACCGATTGATGGCGATGCTGTCACCGGACGACAATCCGGCCGGCGATACAGTTACGGCATCGATCACAACCGGGTATCGAACACGAGAGATTCTGATTACCGAGATCATGGCGGAGCCGCGATCGGGGTCGGCGACGGAGTGGGTGGAAATCCGCAACAACTCCGATGATGCGCTTGATCTGGCGGGATGGAAGCTGGGCGATGCATCGCGGCAATCGAACATCGTAGCGCCGGTGGTGCTTTTGCCTGAGACCTATGCCGTGGTCGCCCAGGATACCAGCCTGATGCGTGCAGAGGTTGGGCCCGATTGCCCGCTTCTGACGACGGAGGTCTGGTGTAGTCTGAACAACAGCGGCGACGAGATCAGGCTGATTGACGAATTTGGGTCGCTCGTCGACAGCGTTGCGTATCGCGGTGTTGCTGTTACGGGGCAGTCGTACGAGCTTGACGAGATCGGGGGCGGATGGTATCCGGCGACGGCGGCAACGGGGTCGACACCCGGCAAGCCGAACTCGGTGAGCGGACCGGTGCAGCATGCCGTGGAGTTGTTATTGCCGAAGCGTGTTTTTGCGCCGAATGAGGGCGAGGCGCTCACTCTGGCGATCAAGTGTCCGCCGGCGACGCCACTGACGATTGAGGTGTTCGATCTGGCGGGACGGCGTCATTGCGTCATTGCGGAGGCGCGGCCGTTCTCATCAGGCGAGTACTGCTACGACGGAGCTTCCGAGTACTGCGGTCGTCTCCCGGTTGGGGCTTACATTCTCAAGTTAGCCGCAGACGACGGGAGCGGCTTTGAGATGAAAGCGGGGTTTGCGGTTGCGGCGGGTCATTAGCATTGGCGCGGTGTTACTGCTGCTGGCTTCCGCAGTGAGTTCGTCGGCGGCCGCGCAGCAAATGGACGGGTCGTTGCGATCGCAGGCGCTCGCTGGTGCAATTGACCTGATGTGCTTTTCGCCACTTGATGTTCAGCGCAACCCGGCGTTGCGCGGCGAGCGGCGCTGGGCGGTCGCGGTGGATTGGACGCGCCTGTACGGCATGGGCGATTTCGAATTGGCCACCGGCGGAGGTAGTTACGGCAACGGGAGCTGGAGTTTGAGCTTCGTGGTGCAGCAGTTGGCGGGTGGCGATTATTTTTGGGAGCGCAGCTACCTGGCGGCGCTGTCGCGGCGAATTGCCAAGGAGCTTGCTGTCGGCGTAGGGTTCAACTACCTCGATCTGCAGTTTGGCGAGGGTTATCGTCGGCTCAATGCGATGGCGGTATCGGCGGGGATTCGGTATCAGGTGCGATCGGGGCGGGTCGTTGCGTTCGCGTGGCGGAATCTGAACCGACCGCGGTATGAGAACGGGCTTGATCCAATCGGGCGCGAAGCCGACCTGTCGGTGACGTGGCAATTGAGTCCGCTGATTGCCGTGTGCCTGAATCAATGCCTGATTGAGAGTCTACCGGATCGTTTCTCGGCCGGGCAGGTATTTCGACTGGCGCCGGAGTTATCGCTGCAGATGGGGATTGTCACGGCGCCGACCGATTTTGCCGGCGGGATTTCGCTGAAGCTGGCGGGAATTGAGTTTGAGTATGCCTATCGGAATTCCCTATATTTGGGCGGCACACACTTTGTGGGGGTGCTGTATGTGCGATAGGTATGCAGTATTTGGTCACGCGACAGTTTCTCGAAGAGCAGGAAGAGCGGACGTTAGCGCCGTACGCGGCCCACAGCGCGCGTTCGCGCGGCCGGCAACATCCGGAGCCGGAGCACGGTTATCGCACCTGTTTTCAGCGCGACCGCGACCGGGTGATTCATTCGGCTGGATTTCGCCGGTTGAAGCACAAGACGCAGGTATTTGCCTCCCCCAATGACGATCATTTCCGCACGCGCCTGACCCACACGATGGAGGTCGCGCAGATTTCGCGGACGATAGCCCGCGCGCTGCGATTGAACGAAGACCTCGCCGAGACGGTGGCGTTGGTGCACGATCTCGGGCACACGCCATTCGGCCATGCGGGTGAGGATGCGTTGCGGCAGCTGCTTAAAGACGAAGGCGGATTTAATCACAACGCCCAGTCTCTGCGGGTGGTGGATTTCATCGAGGACCGCTACCCCAATTTCCGCGGCCTCAATCTGACATTTGAGGTGCGTGAGGGGATCGTCAAGCATGAGACCGACTACGATATGCCGGTGGTCGGCGATTTCGATCCGCAGTTGCGGCCGACGCTGGAGGGGCAGATCGTCAATTTTGCCGACGAGATCGCCTACAACGCGCATGATGTGGACGACGGCTTTTTCTCGGCAATTCTGGCGGATGAGGAAATGCGCCAGGTACCGGTGATATCCCGCCTGCTCGAGCAGTCGTTACAAGCCTACCCCGATCTGCCGCGGCGCAAACGCCATTACCATTTGATCCGGCTGCTGATCAACTGGGGGGTGTCGGATATCATCAACAACACCGCCCGACGGCTGGAAGAAGCCCGGATTGAGACGTTTGCCGATGTGGTCAACTGCCGCGAGAACCTGGTGGCGTTTTCGAGCGATGCGGCCGCCGAGGCCAGGGAACTGAAGACGTTTCTCTTCAGCCGGCTGTACCGCGACCCGCGGCTGGTCGAGATCAACCAGATTGCGATTCGCATCGTCACCCAGTTGTTCGAGGCCTATCTGGCCCAGCCGGAGCTGCTGCCGGAGAAGTTCCGCAAGCGGCTTTACGACCAGCCGATCCGCATGGTCGTGAAGGACTACATCGCGGGAATGACCGACCGGTTTGCCTGGCAGGAGCACACGCGGCTGATCGGCGGCGTGCGTCCCGAGCAACTTGCTATCTGACCAAATCGCGCCCTCGGCTGCACAGCCTGTGAAACGGCTTGCAGCACATTGAGAGTCTCACCCCACGGAATCGCACCATCTTTCACGAGTATCGGTTTTGCCCCGCATCTAAGCAGTTGTTTTCAAGGCAGATATCAATCGTCGTGAGGCCACGGCGACGCCAGATGGTGTGATCACGACCGGCGGAAGCGGCGGCATGGGGTTTGCTGTAAATCATGGCACAGCAATGAGGAGGACTGAGATGGAATGCTACTTCTACGCCGAAGTCAAAGACAAGCGCACCGACGGTCTCCATAATGCCGTGATCTCATTTGCGGTTCCGGATGTGGGGATAGTCTTCCGATCGCGCTTTGCCGGCTCTCCCGCCGAATGCGAATATGCTTCCCTCCTCACTTTGCTGGAATTCGTCGAATTGAATCCGCAGGTATTTCGCGACCGGACGATCGAGGTTTACGGCGACAGCTTCACGGTGGTCAACCAGATCAACGAGAAGATGTACTGCAACAAGGACCTGCAGCCGTTCCGCAACATGGCGATGATGTTCCGGAACAAGTTCAGTTATTCGCTGAACTGGATTCCGCAGCGCGAAAACCCGGCGACCTTAGGTTTGGCATCCGACTGACATTACACTACCCTCCCAACAAGGCAGGCGAGGCTTCGGTCTCGCCTGTTTTGTTCTGACCGCCACCGCCGCAGCTCTGTCTGATTGACAAGCGCTTTGAATTGGCATACCATCAGGGCATGGAGAAAATGAGCTTTGCGCAAGCGCTCGACCGGGTCGAGAGCGGCAAGCTGGATGGCGCCTATTTGCTGGTGGGCGAGGACTATCACCAGAAATTTCTGATCACCGAGCAGGTGACCAAAGCGCGGCTGGGCAATCAGAGCGGCTCGCTGAACCGGTACTCGTTGATCGGGCGCAAGGCCACGCCGCCGACGCTGGAACAGCTGCTGGCGGGCGTGCCGCTGTTCGGCGGCAATACGGTCGTGATCGTTACCGATATCGAGAAGCTGCCGGAGAAGTCGCAGGAGCTGTTGCCGCGGCTGTTGAAGCATCTGGATACCGGAACGACATTCATTGCCACGGCCACTAAGCTGGACGGGCGCAAGGCGTTTGCCAAGGCGCTGGCGGCATTGAGCACGGTGGTCGAGACCAAGGAAATCTACGACAACCATCTGCCGACTTACATCCAGTCGCGGTTTGCGGCGCGGGGGTTGACGATTGAGGCGGCTGCCGTGAACGAGATTGCGCGATTAGTGGGCAGTGACTGCGGCGATATCGAGAATGAGGTGGAGAAGATCGCGATTGTCCATCACGGCAAGAAGCGGCTGGCGCTGGCGGATGTGCAGTCGTATTTGTCGGCGAGCCACTTTTTCGATCAGTATCAAGTCGCCGAGAGCGTGTCACAGCGGAAGGTGCGCGAAGCGCTGGTCGCCTGCCGGCAGTTTCTCGAAAGCTCCGGTTCGGACGGGCGGGGGCGGCTGTTCTGGGCGCTGTACAATCAATTTGAGCGGATGCTGACGTTGCATACAGCCGATGCCCGGATCAAGGGCAGCGAGCTAGCCGGCAAGCTGCGGATGCATCCCTTTTTCCTGCAACGACTTCGCGAGCAGGCGCTGAAGCAGAAGCCGGAAGTTCTGGCGGCCAATTTGCGGCGAGTTTACGAAACTGAGGTAGCCGACCGCTTTTCAACCGAATCAAAACAACAGATATTCGAACGCATGATTCTCAAGATCGCCGCAACGATCAAGGAATAATCGTTGTTCCTGCTGGTACTATTGATGGCGGGGTTCGCGGAGTCGCCCGATGCCGAGTTGATTCGGCAGGCGAAGCGGGGCGATCGCAGCGCGTTTGGCGAACTGGTGCGCCGTTACCAGAAGCGAGTATATGCGTTGTGCTTCCGGCTGGGCGGCTCGCACGATGCCGCCGACGATCTGACGCAGGAGGCCTTTATCAAGGCATTTCAAGCGATCGCGACGTTCGACGAAGCGTACCCGTTTGCGGCGTGGATTTTGAAGATCGCGTCGAACAACGCCATCAATCAGATCAAGCGGCAGAAGTTCCAGCTCGGCAGCGAGGAGAGCGAGGCGATCCTGGAGCAGCAAGTGGCGCCGCGCGGCGAGTCGGATCCGCTGGAGGTCTTGAGCCGCTCAGAAATGGATAAGCGTTATCAGGCGGCGGTCAACGCATTGCCGCCGGAATTCAAGGTCGTGTTTGTGCTGCGGATGCATGAAGATTTGAGTTACGAGGACATCGCCGCCCGGCTGCGGATCAGCGTGGGCACGGTGATGTCGCGGCTGCATCGCGCCCGGCAACGGCTGGTGGAGCAGTTGCGCGACCTGTTGGAGCAGTGATGGATCGCAAGTATTTGGAAGAGCATCTTTCGGCTTATCTCGACCACGAGTTGGACGAAAAGACGATGCGCGAGTTCGCGGAGAAGCTGAAGCAGTATCCCGATCTCGAAGCCGAGCTGCGCCGGCTGCAGCAGCTCAATCAACTGGCGCGCGCTGCGGAGGTCCCGATGCCGGCGGAGGGCTATTTCGACAGCCTGGCGCAGCGGATCGAAGCGCGGATCGAGCGGGAAGTGCCGCGCGAGCGCGGGAGGATCGTCGATTATCTGTTGGCGCGGCGCCGGGCGGTGGCGATCATCAGTTCGGTGGCGGCGATGATCCTGATTGTCGTGACCGGCGTGATGTTTTACGGGCCGGAGAAAGAGATGTATCCGCGGCAGATTCAGCGGACGATTGACGTGACGCCGGGCGAGACCAAGGAGAAGGCGCCGACGCCGCAGGCTCCCGCGACCAATGAGAATGATGCGGCGCATCAGGCGCAGCCACCGGTGCAGGCGTACGGAGATACCGTTGTTGTTCGAGGCGGGCGTGCCGCCGAGAAGTCGGTCGTGATCGACAAGCGCGACGAAACAAAAGCGCCAGAGCAGCCGAAGGAAGCGCCAATCCGGGATACAGCTCAGGAAGTCGCACCGGCAACCACGCCAGCGCCACCGACCACGGAGGAGTCAAAGGAAATCAAGATCGTGCCGACTGAGCGGCAAGTCGAGCCGGCCAAGCCATTGGGTTTTGATTTGCCCAAGCCGGAAAGTTCCAGCGTGGTTGTCCTGAAGCGGCAGGCGGAAGGAATCAAAGCCGAGTACGAGAATACTGTGCTATCGGTGCAGGCCGGTGATCCGGGCGAACTGGTATGGCCGAAGAGCGATCCCGACAGCCTCGAGCAGTTGGTGCAGGGGATGATCGATGCCAACAACTGGAAGAGTCTGGCGGCGATTCCGGCGGCGGCCCAGGCGGGGCGGGAACGGGACTTGGCCGAATTCCAGCGCAGCAAAGTTAAACCTCCAGCCACCGCGCTCGGCGGCGATAGCGGGATCGAATACCGGCAGGCGGTGCGCGCGTTTGAGCTGGCGCGCAACAGTTCCTTTACGCGCCTGTCGTGCGTGTTTGCTCGGGTACTGATCGCGCACTATCTGTCGCGCGGGGATG
This region of Candidatus Zixiibacteriota bacterium genomic DNA includes:
- a CDS encoding lamin tail domain-containing protein, producing MIVALQLAVSAAASSRLVINEIMINEPGSETALEWIELFNVSSLPVSLVDFALIDGVDTSRFAAVTIESEGFVVLSRKPVAADSGASFESQWGNSSGVWGDTPEEDFPVVAAKFSLRNAGDTICIIDKASGVVERVGWRSSPPDGVSLERINWAISARSSNFGLCKDSTGSTPGRVNSIIAPEINLGLVPDSLELEVPPTADTPVLLRLAVVNTGRRSHSGRIVVYLDTGRDGTIDSGDSLINLELPSLAPDSEAALSIEIAAARGRNLLALTLDADGDSTDNRAEFRLYLDATYREACINEFLPKATEEGGGEWIEVVNRTDYNLPLRGWIIENDGKVDSVRTDAELAPGAFALICGDSAAVRRSFPEATCALIEMQEWPGLDEKQGQIVIRNDFAVMADSMAYSGAIAAGRSWERDGDSTSGDFLRDFYVSSAANGSTPCAVNSERVLPPARDLGFVGNKIGTIPALDQPNEIGLLLRVVNHGVLPSPESIIEVFDDRDRDDVIDDSELLQTLIVPVVGVGDSVDAPCHLMLPSGRHWLRARLSADEDATNNDAAVELTLGRPTREVVITEFLADPTGGLESEWVEVRNNSEYPVVISRWRIGDAGGQPGRFADWLLMPQAYLVLAQDSAGFADYYGGDCAAAAVASWSNLNNDGDAIKLLDEFGHLVDSVVHAVAAGENRSLELNELEDRPGVARWFVSEDEMGATPCRTNSVSRILPDFDLAFGGSGLMLARDAEYPLMVEAEVWIRNVGRSTSPAAEWSLFSDEVAPVRTVIAPLAAGDSLRQEAVIELAPGRHRLMAMLSPDDNPAGDTVTASITTGYRTREILITEIMAEPRSGSATEWVEIRNNSDDALDLAGWKLGDASRQSNIVAPVVLLPETYAVVAQDTSLMRAEVGPDCPLLTTEVWCSLNNSGDEIRLIDEFGSLVDSVAYRGVAVTGQSYELDEIGGGWYPATAATGSTPGKPNSVSGPVQHAVELLLPKRVFAPNEGEALTLAIKCPPATPLTIEVFDLAGRRHCVIAEARPFSSGEYCYDGASEYCGRLPVGAYILKLAADDGSGFEMKAGFAVAAGH
- a CDS encoding deoxyguanosinetriphosphate triphosphohydrolase translates to MQYLVTRQFLEEQEERTLAPYAAHSARSRGRQHPEPEHGYRTCFQRDRDRVIHSAGFRRLKHKTQVFASPNDDHFRTRLTHTMEVAQISRTIARALRLNEDLAETVALVHDLGHTPFGHAGEDALRQLLKDEGGFNHNAQSLRVVDFIEDRYPNFRGLNLTFEVREGIVKHETDYDMPVVGDFDPQLRPTLEGQIVNFADEIAYNAHDVDDGFFSAILADEEMRQVPVISRLLEQSLQAYPDLPRRKRHYHLIRLLINWGVSDIINNTARRLEEARIETFADVVNCRENLVAFSSDAAAEARELKTFLFSRLYRDPRLVEINQIAIRIVTQLFEAYLAQPELLPEKFRKRLYDQPIRMVVKDYIAGMTDRFAWQEHTRLIGGVRPEQLAI
- the holA gene encoding DNA polymerase III subunit delta, producing MSFAQALDRVESGKLDGAYLLVGEDYHQKFLITEQVTKARLGNQSGSLNRYSLIGRKATPPTLEQLLAGVPLFGGNTVVIVTDIEKLPEKSQELLPRLLKHLDTGTTFIATATKLDGRKAFAKALAALSTVVETKEIYDNHLPTYIQSRFAARGLTIEAAAVNEIARLVGSDCGDIENEVEKIAIVHHGKKRLALADVQSYLSASHFFDQYQVAESVSQRKVREALVACRQFLESSGSDGRGRLFWALYNQFERMLTLHTADARIKGSELAGKLRMHPFFLQRLREQALKQKPEVLAANLRRVYETEVADRFSTESKQQIFERMILKIAATIKE
- a CDS encoding sigma-70 family RNA polymerase sigma factor produces the protein MFLLVLLMAGFAESPDAELIRQAKRGDRSAFGELVRRYQKRVYALCFRLGGSHDAADDLTQEAFIKAFQAIATFDEAYPFAAWILKIASNNAINQIKRQKFQLGSEESEAILEQQVAPRGESDPLEVLSRSEMDKRYQAAVNALPPEFKVVFVLRMHEDLSYEDIAARLRISVGTVMSRLHRARQRLVEQLRDLLEQ